A region from the Silene latifolia isolate original U9 population chromosome 7, ASM4854445v1, whole genome shotgun sequence genome encodes:
- the LOC141590703 gene encoding uncharacterized protein LOC141590703 codes for MAKAYDRVEWVFLESVLHSMGFARTWIENVMRCVETVSYEVLINGDTSSSFVPKRGIRQGDPLSPYLFILCAEVLSSSIRRAVERGALHEIRITPEAPVVSHLLFADDSIIFVKANEREAHTVLGILHDYERASGQLVSKDKTTVSFSKGTSLRRKEKVEEILGVRRVNEQERYLGLPTVIGHSKQVLNKIIRDKLNNKLQGWRGMLFSRAGREVLIKAVAQSIPTYAMSVFKLPVNFCDELRSIVSKFWWGSNNGKRKISWVAWDTMCRSKSRGGLGFRDFMLFNKALLAKQSWRMICEDGSLMVRIMKAKYFLNCSFMDANLGANPSYTWRSIHETKMVMALGIRRQLGNDLTTGVWVDPWIPGTSSRKVISPRRDFDINMKVADLFVEDEVRWDREKVRAMFLPFEADRILNIRLSKEPTEDGWCWDNERDGSYTVKSGYRLLCEEGSSGVEQADFSQERWVWNAVWSAPVLPRIKNFMWQLCHEAIPTKSLLATRLGSGDGLCPRCFGDMETCLHVVRDCGWGDGVWEEMGIEVDRTIGVVRVREWVEGMLRERGVRERREFMVTCWVLWEKRDKVVFEEARWETERIVRRIRELVWEMESSEAGQGVEESLGGGGGGWRQPGTGEWKVNVDAGIMEGVGVGLGAVCRNEEGSIEWAAAFQQVEERVVDVAEAEAVLFGLREARRMGRTKIIIESDCLSVINDLKKRKKGRSILFSVYDDIYKLCVFFDSVVFLHARRNCNRVAHFLAHYRPWSLGRRVWTDNFPAELGDVASLDLSNMN; via the coding sequence ATGGCGAAGGCATATGACCGGGTTGAGTGGGTCTTTTTGGAGAGTGTGCTTCACAGTATGGGCTTTGCTAGGACATGGATAGAGAATGTTATGAGGTGCGTTGAGACGGTGTCCTATGAAGTGCTTATAAATGGCGACACCTCGAGTTCTTTTGTTCCGAAAAGAGGAATTAGACAAGGCGATCCCCTATCGCCCTATTTGTTTATTCTGTGTGCGGAAGTTTTGTCCAGTTCGATTAGACGAGCAGTTGAACGAGGAGCTTTACATGAGATTAGAATCACACCGGAAGCACCCGTCGTATCCCATCTGTTATTCGCTGACGACAGTATAATTTTTGTCAAAGCTAATGAAAGGGAAGCTCACACGGTACTTGGGATTCTTCATGATTACGAACGAGCGTCGGGACAACTTGTAAGCAAAGATAAGACGACGGTCTCATTCAGTAAAGGAACGTCCTTGCGGCGTAAGGAGAAGGTGGAGGAAATTTTGGGAGTACGAAGGGTGAATGAACAGGAGCGGTATTTGGGCCTCCCGACGGTCATAGGACATTCGAAACAGGTACTCAACAAAATAATTCGGGACAAATTAAACAATAAGTTGCAAGGTTGGCGTGGTATGTTATTTAGCAGAGCGGGTAGGGAAGTACTGATAAAGGCAGTCGCCCAATCTATTCCTACCTATGCGATGAGTGTTTTTAAACTACCGGTTAATTTTTGTGATGAGTTGCGGTCCATAGTCTCGAAGTTTTGGTGGGGATCGAATAATGGGAAGCGGAAAATTTCATGGGTGGCCTGGGACACTATGTGTCGATCAAAAAGCCGAGGAGGGTTGGGATTCCGAGATTTTATGCTGTTCAACAAGGCCCTTCTAGCTAAACAGAGCTGGCGCATGATTTGCGAGGATGGGAGTCTCATGGTGAGGATAATGAAAGCCAAATATTTCCTAAATTGCTCGTTTATGGATGCAAATTTAGGCGCGAATCCCAGTTACACTTGGAGGAGCATACATGAGACGAAGATGGTGATGGCTCTGGGTATTAGGAGGCAGTTGGGAAACGACTTAACCACGGGTGTGTGGGTGGACCCATGGATCCCAGGTACGAGCTCGAGAAAGGTTATTTCCCCACGACGAGATTTCGACATAAACATGAAGGTGGCTGATTTGTTTGTAGAGGATGAGGTGCGTTGGGATAGGGAGAAGGTTAGAGCGATGTTCCTTCCGTTTGAAGCTGATCGTATTCTAAATATTCGATTGAGCAAAGAGCCGACTGAAGATGGATGGTGCTGGGACAATGAGAGGGATGGGTCTTATACGGTTAAGTCGGGATATCGATTGTTGTGCGAAGAGGGAAGCTCAGGTGTTGAACAGGCCGATTTTAGCCAAGAGCGATGGGTTTGGAATGCGGTATGGAGTGCCCCTGTTTTGCCAAGAATCAAGAACTTTATGTGGCAACTCTGTCACGAAGCGATTCCGACGAAGTCTCTGCTTGCCACTCGCCTTGGCAGTGGGGATGGACTATGTCCTAGGTGTTTTGGCGATATGGAGACTTGTCTCCATGTTGTCCGGGATTGTGGGTGGGGGGATGGGGTATGGGAGGAGATGGGTATAGAGGTGGATAGGACCATTGGGGTTGtgcgggtgagggagtgggtggaaGGAATGTTGAGGGAGAGGGGAGTGCGAGAAAGAAGGGAGTTCATGGTGACTTGTTGGGTGTTATGGGAAAAGAGGGACAAAGTCGTTTTTGAAGAGGCGCGATGGGAGACGGAAAGGATTGTGCGAAGAATTCGTGAGCTTGTGTGGGAGATGGAGTCTAGCGAAGCAGGTCAAGGGGTGGAGGAGTCTTTGGGAGGTGGTGGTGGGGGTTGGAGGCAGCCGGGAACGGGAGAGTGGAAGGTTAATGTGGATGCAGGGATAATGGAGGGAGTGGGTGTCGGGTTGGGGGCAGTCTGCCGAAATGAAGAGGGAAGTATTGAATGGGCAGCGGCTTTTCAACAGGTGGAGGAGCGGGTTGTGGACGTAGCGGAAGCGGAAGCGGTCTTATTTGGGTTGCGCGAGGCAAGGAGGATGGGAAGGACCAAAATCATCATCGAGAGCGATTGTCTCAGCGTGATCAATGACCTCAAGAAGCGGAAGAAGGGTCGTAGCATTTTATTTTCAGTTTATGATGACATTTATAAGTTATGTGTGTTCTTTGATTCGGTAGTCTTTTTACACGCTCGTAGAAACTGTAATAGGGTTGCACATTTCCTTGCTCACTATAGACCTTGGAGCTTGGGTAGACGAGTCTGGACGGATAATTTTCCGGCAGAGCTTGGTGATGTTGCGAGTTTGGATTTaagtaatatgaattaa